The genomic region ACAGGATTCCACCGTGGAGGCAATTCCTGATTATAGCCCGATCCAGGGGTCCGGCGGGGAGCGCACGGGTTCAGGTAAAATGAGAAGCGATCCCACCGCATGCGGAGCACGATGAGCAAACGGAAAGGCGCGGAAACCATGGAAACGGTTTTCTCTCCGGCCGTCACCCTTGAGGGGCTGGCCCAGCGCCCGACCCAGCCCCTCGTGGTGGTGATCTCCGGACCCTCCGGGGCCGGGAAAGATTCCCTGATCCGGCGGATGAAGGAGCTACAGGTCCCCTTTCACTTCGTGGTCACCGCCACCTCCCGTCCCCCGCGCCCCGGCGAGGTCGACGGCGTGGATTACCATTTCCTCTCCCGGGAACGGTTCGAGGCCGGTATCCGGGCCGGGGAGTTCCTGGAATACGCGGTGGTCTACGGGGATTACAAGGGCATCCCCCGCTGGGAGATCGAGAACGCCCTGGCCAGCGGTAAGGACGTGATCCTGCGGGTGGATGTGCAGGGCGCGGCCACCCTCCGCCGCCTGATCCCCGAAGCGGTGTTCATCTTCGTCATCCCTTCCTCCCGGGAGGAGCTCATCGAGCGCCTGCGCGCCCGCGGCACCGAGAGCCCGGAATCCATCGCCCGGAGGCTCCAGGCGGTGGAGGAGGAATTAAAGCACTGGGCGGAGTTCGATTACGTGGTCGTCAACCGGAACCAGCATCTGGACGAGGCGGTGGCGGACATCCTGGCGATCATCCGCGCGGAGCACCGCCGAGCGCATCCCCGGGCGGCCCGTCGGGAACCTATGTCCCCTCCGCCGTCGTCTCGATGAAGCGTGCAACCCCACACGCTTCCGAAAGGGGACCTGTCCATGGCGGGAATGGGAGATCTCTTCACGCACGGGCGGGCGGAGTACTGGAAGCGGGAAGCGCCGCTGGCGGCCCGCCTCCGGCCCCGGCGCCTGGAGGAGTTCCTCGGCCAGGACCACCTGATCGGGCCCGGAGCCCCGCTCCGGCGCTTGATCGAAGAAGGCAAACTGCTCAACTCCATGATCTTTTGGGGTCCCCCGGGCACCGGGAAGACCACCCTGGCCCTGCTCATCGCTCAGGCCGCCGGCGCCCACGTGGAAAACCTGAGCGCGGTCACCGCCGGCCTGTCCGACCTGCGTCGGGTGATCCAGGAAGCCCGGGAACGCCGCCGTCTCTACGGCCAGCGCACCCTCCTCATCGTCGATGAGCTCCACCGCTTCAACCGGGTCCAGCAAGACGCCCTGCTCCCCCACGTGGAGGACGGGACGGTGGTGTTCATCGGCATCACCACCGAGAACCCTTACTTCGCCGTCGTCCCCGCCCTGGTCTCCCGCTCCCGGGTGTTCTCGTTCCGTCCCCTCACTGAAGAGGAGATCCTGGCTCTGCTGCGCCGCGCCCTGACCGATCCTGAGAACGGCTACGGCGGGCAGCCCATTGAGGTCCCGGAGGAAGTCCTCCGCTTCTGGGCCCGGCTCAGCGAAGGGGACGCCCGCAGCGCCCTGAACGCCCTGGAGCTGGCGGTCAGCGCCACCGCCCCCGGACCGGACGGGGTGATCCGCATCACGATGGACATCGCCCAGGCGGTGGTCCAGCGGCGAGCCCTGGCCTACGACCGGGAGGCTCATTACGACACGATCAGCGCCTTCATCAAGTCCATCCGGGGCAGCGACCCCGACGCCGCCTTGTTCTGGCTGGCGAAGATGGTGGATGCCGGGGAGGATCCCCGTTTCATCATGCGACGCCTGCTGATCCTGGCAGCGGAGGACATCGGGCTGGCGGATCCCATGGCCATTGTGGTCACGGCGGCGTGCGCCCAGGCCCTGGAGTGGGTGGGGATGCCGGAGGCAGCCTACCACCTCGCGGAGGCCACCCTCTACCTGGCCACTGCCCCTAAAAGCAACAGCGCCGGAGCCTATTTCCGGGCCCTGGAGTTCCTGCGAGCGCATGGAGCCGGCGAGGTGCCCGCGCACCTCAAGGACGCCAGCCGGGACGCGGAGGCCCTGGGCCACGGCCAGGGCTATCAATATCCCCACGAGTTCCCGGGGCACTTCATCCGCCAGTCCTACTGGCCCGTCGGCCTCCCCCGGGTCCGGTTCTACAGGCCCTCGGATCAGGGCTACGAACGGGAGGTCGCCGAGCGCCTCCGCCGCTGGTGGGGCGCCCTTGAAGGACCGGAGCCCTCCTCCATCCCGTCCGAGGAAACGTGAGCGCATCCCGGCCCCAGGATGAACTTGGCGCCGGGTTGGAATCCGAAAGACGAAACATGGGAGGCGGGATTGGCCCGCACGATCGCCGTTGTCAGCCAGAAAGGGGGAGTGGGCAAAACCACCACGGTGGTTCATCTGGGGGTGGCCCTGGCGGAACGGGGAGCGCCCACCCTGCTGGTGGATCTGGATCCTCAAGCGGCCCTGACGGCGGCCTTCGGGATCAACGAGGACCTCCCCTCCGGCATCGAGGCCGCGCTGCTCAGAGGCATTGCCCTGGCCCAGGTGATCCGGAGCATACGCCCGGGTCTGGATCTGGCTCCCGCCACTTTCCAGCTCCACCAGGCGGAGATGAGCCTGCATCAACGGCCCAGCTGGCAACATCGGCTCCGGGAGGTCCTGCGGCCGGCCCAGGAACGCTACGCTTACATCTTGATCGACGCGCCGCCCGGCCTGGGCCCGCTGACGGTGAACGCCCTCACGGCCGCCGACGCCTTCCTGGTGCCCATTCGGCCGGACTATCTATCGCTCCGCAGCCTCAAGGGCCTGCTGATCGCAGTGGGGCGGCTGCGTCAGCAACTGGGGCTCTCCCTGGAGCTCCTGGGCATCCTCCCGACGATGGTCCAGCTCCACGTCCGACACCATCGGGATGTGCTCTCGGAGTTGACCGCCGCCTTCGGTCGGAAGGTGTTCCCGGTTTTCATCCCCCAGACCATCCGCTTCGCGGAGGCGCCGGTGGCCGGCAAAAGCCTCCTGGAGCTCATGGCCAGCCACCCCGGCGCCCAGGCCTACCGTCGCCTCGCCGCCCTCATCGACGAGACCCGCCCGAAAGCCCGCTGAGGCCCGGCCTGGATCCAGCCCGCATGTCCTCCTCACCCGCTCGATCCCGCCCGGGATCCAAACGCCCAGCACGGCAATCCCTCTCGTTCGGCCGCCCGAACCAGTTGCTGGTCAAAGCTCACGAAAAGAATGCCCGCGCCCAGCATCTCCGACCACGTGAGAGCTCCTGCAAGGTGAACCGCATCATATGCGCGCAACCCATAACGCCACGAAAGGTCCGCAGCACGCCGGGCTAAGGCCCCCGTCACAGGAAGCCGAACGTAGAACGCCCAGTGGCTTAGAAAATCCTGCCATGCGCGTCCGGCTTCCGCCGCGGAAAGCCACCCCAGGCGGATCGCTTTGCTCAAGGCGGAAGCCATCTCCACCTGGGCAAGGATAACAGTTCCCGCAAGCACCTCTCCCTCCAGCAGCTGGGCCACCTGATCGCTGTGTGTCTCCTGAACATCACGCTTGACCAGGGCGCTGGTATCCAGATACAGGACTTTCATTCCCGATCCTCTAACACCAGTTCTGCAAGCGTCCCCGGACCATGAAGCCGGACTGCGGGTTGATAGGGGGGCAGCAGGTGGCCGTTCCACTCGATCAGCCCGGCACGCATCAATTGAGTCATGCGGCCTCGAGGATCTTCAGAGAAGGGAAGGATCTGCCCGATCGGCTCACCGCGCTCCATCAGGATGATGGTCTCTCCTTCTTTGACTCGCTGAAGGTAATATCCCAGACGATCCCTGAACTGACGAAGGCCCAAACGGATCACGCCCATGTCGCTCCCCTCCCGGTTGGCATTCTCGTGACTCATGATAGCCCAATCTACATCAACGGTCCCCTTCGCTCCCCTGAGCAAGAGGATAAACGTGAACGGAGCGTCTACAGGGCGATCAGGCCCCGGCGCAGGCCCTGGCGGACGGCTTCGGCGCGATTGACAGCATTCAGTTTTCGGTAAATTGAGGAGATATGGAACTTCACGGTGCGCTCGCGGATGCCCAGCCGGGCCGCGATCTCTTTGTTGGCCAAGCCCTCAGCCAGCAACCGCAGGATCTCCAGCTCCCGGGGCGTGAGCGGCTCACCCGGCTCTTCGATCCCCTCCGGCCGCGCCCCGAACCCGGGCATCCAACGGGGATCGATCACCAAGAGGCCCTCCGCCAGGGCCCGCACGGCCGCCCGCAGTGCATCCGCTGAGGTCTCAAAGAGGAGCACCCCGTAAATCGGGAAACTCATCGCGATGGAGGGGAGCAGCCGCTCCGCCCCTTCCGCATCTTCCACCAAGAAGAGGACCGCCGGCCCCTCGCCGGTCCACTCCCGCCATCCCCATCGCGCATCCATGGCCGGGTGCACCCCCGCCACCACCACAACCTCAGCGCTGGAGCGCCCCAGATCCATTAGGGAGGACGCCTCCTGCACCACCCGGATCTCCTCCCCCTCCAGCATCGCGCGCAGTCCGGCCCGGAGGGCCGGAACGGCCGCCACGACGGCCACGCGGATCATCCGTTCCCCTCCCGGATCAGCCCATCTACTGCGTCCGCCGGGACCGCCAGGCTTTGATCCCCACCCACCACCATCGCGCTCACCCCCACCACCCGTCCCCAGGCGTCCAGCAGCGGGCCACCGGAGTTCCCAGGCGCCAGCGCCGCATCCGTGCGCAACAGACGGAGCGTCCTGCGCGGGCCGCCGGTTCGGACGGTCACCCATCCGCTGAACACCCCCAGGGTGACGGAATAAGGCTCGCCCCATGGATGCCCCAGGGCCAGCATCAGGGATCCCGCCCGGAGCGTGGCCGGATCGCGAAGGGGAAGCGCGGGCCCCACCGGCTGTGGGAGCCGGAGCACCGCCAGATCCAGCTCCGGCTCCACAATGACTGGCACCGCCGGCAAATGCTCCCCCGTCCACAGGGTCACCCGATGGGGCTCGCGGGCGAGCAGATGGGCGCTGGTGACCACAAGCCCCGGCCGCACGAGGAAGCCGGCCCCAAATCCCCCGCGGCCGTTCCACACCCGCACAACGCCCGGGATCACCTGCTCCAGGACGGCCCCCAGGGCGGCATCCACCGCCGCCGGAAGCCCCGCCACGGTCCACCCCGGAAAGGCCATCGCTCCGCCTCCCATGCCTCCCGACGCTCCCCGATGATCAGCGACAGCGTCCGCCGCTCCTCCCCCCGGAGCACCTCCACCTCAACCGAACGACCCACCACATCCCCGAAGAGCCGGGTCTGGAGATCCTCCACCTCCTGGACCGGATGGCCCTGGAAGGCCGTCAGGATGTCCCCCGGGCGCAACCCGGCCTGAGCTGCCGGACTGCCTTCCTCCACCCCCACGATCAGCAACCCATGGGATTGAGGACGCCCCAGGGCCTCCTGTTGCGCCGGGGCGAGGGGAACCGATTGCGTCCGGATGCCCAGGTAGCCCCGGCGGACCTGCCCTTCACGGGCCAGGGCTTCCGCCACCCGCCAGGCCAGCCGGATGGGGATGGACAGCGGGATCCCGGCCAGGCCGGAGGTGTTGATCCCGACCGCTCGCCCTTCCCCATCGATCAGCGGGCCTCCCGAGAAGCCCGGATACATGGTGGCATCGGTGCGGAGATAGCGCTCCAACCATCCGCCCCAGGGGGTGCGGAGCGGACCACCGACCGCGGTGATCACCCCCAGGCTGGCCTGGATGCCCTCTGAGGTGGGCCGCCCCAGGGCCAGGACGATCTGGCCCACTCGGGGTTCCCGCTCCGCGATCTCCAGCACCGGAACCGAGCCCTCTGATACCCGCAACAGCGCCAGATCCGTGGCGGGGTCCCGGCTGATGCGGACGGCCGTCCGCTCCCGGCCGTCCGGCAACACCACCCGGATCTCCTCTCGCTCGATGACGTGGTCCGCCGTCAACACCAGGTCCGCCGCGTAGCCGACCCCGCTGGCCGGCCAGCGATCCCGCGCGTCCACAGTGACCGTGGCCGCCGCCCCTCGCGCGGCGGCCTCCGCCAGGGCCTCGGACAGAGCGACCAGTGGATTCAGAAACTCACGCTCCATGGGGGCCTCCTTTTGTTTCGGTTGCCCGGGGAGCGAGGCCGATCGCCTTCGCCTCCTTCGGGTCTCTGCGCTCAGCATACCGTGGGGAATCCTCCCGGCGCCCCGGCCATGCGGACAGGAGAGATCCCGGACTTCCGGGCAGCCCCTATCTCTTCGTAGAAGCAGCTTTCGACACAACCTTGCCGTCTCGAGGACGGAGGTTCAGGGCTAAAGCTGTAGGAGCAGCTTCCGCCGCGACCCATCAGGGTTCAAAAACAAGAGTTCGGGGCTACAAAAAGACCGATGCCTGCAGGAGCGGCTTCGGCCGCAACCCCTTGTCGCATCGAAGACCGGGGTAGGGTTCACCCCAGCTCACGATAAACCCCAAGGGTGCGCCAGGCGGTCTCCTGCCAGGAGAACTGCCCGGCGCGGGCCCGCGCCGCCGCCCGCCACGCGGGGTCCTCCGCGCGTCGCCACGCGGCCTCCAGCGCCCGGGCCATCCCCTCTACATCCCGGGGATCAAAGAACATCGCCGCTTCCCCTCCCACCTCCCGCAACGCCGGGATGTCCGAGCACGCCACCGGCACCCCGCAGGCCATCGCCTCCAGCACCGGCAGGCCGAAGCCCTCCCAGAGGGAAGGGAAAACGAACAGCCGCGCTCCGCTGTAGAGGGCCGGCAGATCCTCCTCGGGAACCATCCCCAGATCCCGCACGCCCGGCCGGAGCCGCAACGGGTAACGGGGATCCCGCGGGCCGGCCAGGACCAGGGTCGCCGATGGATCCGGGAGCCGCCCCCGCACGCGCGCCCACGCCTCCAGCAATCGATCGATGTTCTTCGATGGCTTGTTCACCCCCACCCAGAGGGCATACGGCGGCCGGATGCCGTAATGGGATAGGACCTCCGCCACCTCCTGGGGAGGGCGCGGGAAGAAATGGGGGTCGGCCGCTTCAGGGGTCACCGCCACCCGGCCGCGGGGGACGCCGAAGAGGCGGAACAAGTCTTCCTGCGTGGCCCGGGAGATCACGAAGACCGCATCCGCCCGGGCCAGGACGCATCGATGCCAGAACCGGTAGAGCCATCGCTGGAGCGGGGACCAGGCGGCGGGCAGGCGCAGCGGGGCGAAATCATGCAACGTCACCGCGAGCGGCGCCGACCGCCGGAGCAGACCCAGGGGGACCGCATAGTGGGGCACGTGGACCAGGGCCTTCGGCCATCGCCGGAGAAGCCAAGGGATCACCCCATGCTCCGCCGGCACAAAGGGAGGGATGGAAACCGGGATCCGCTGCACAGCCGGGAAACGGTCTAACGTCTGGAGATCCCAGCGCCGGTTGGGCGCATGCGGCACGTAGAGCAGGCGCACGCGCAGCCCGGGCTCCAGCGAGAGCATGGCCTCCAGCAGGCGGAAGGCGTAGCGTCCGATCCCCGGGAAGCGATCCTGGATCACCCGGCCGTCGAACACCACCTCCATCCCCGGGCTCTCCCTTACGCGCCGGACGCCCGTTCATACAGCTCCACCAGCACCCCAAAGGCGCTGCGGGGGTGAATGAAGGCATACCGCGTCCCATCGCTCCCCACCAGAGGGGATTCGTGGATGAGCTGCACGCCGGCCTCCCTCAGCCGCTTCAAGGTCCCATCCAGATCCTCCACCTCTACGCAAATGTGATGCAGGCCCGGGCCCCGACGGGCCAGGAACTTCGCGACCCCGGACTCCGGATCCGTGGGCTGCACCAGCTCAATCTCTCCCCCTTCCATGGGGAAGAAAGCCACGCGGACCTGCTCGGCCGGAGCGTCCGCCACCCGCGCCAGGGGCAGACCCAGCAGGTCCCGGAAGAAGGGCAGGGCCGCTTCGAGATCCTCCACTACGATAGCGACGTGGTTCAGCCGTGGCATCTGACAACCTCCCGTTCATCCGCTTTCGGTGATCACCAGGGACCCAACGGGAACGCCGGAAGTCCTCATAGGTCTCCCTGGATAGAGGAGGCCAGCTCCTCCCGCCGTGCGGCACTATGGCCTCTGCGAACACGCCCCATCGGCCATCCCCCCGCGCCAAGCCAGGCACCCGCGCCGTCGATGAGGATGTCCCACCCGCTGGGATGACGCCCAGGGACCAGGCTTTGATGGGCTTCGTCGGTGATCGCATAGAGGACCGCCCACAGCCATCCCAGCAGACCGGGATGCTTCACCGGCTCCGCCTGCAGCGCCCAGCGGGCCAGCGCGGCCAGGATCGCATATTCCAGGGCGTGGGCGGTTTTCTTGAGGAGCGTGTCCAGCCATGGCTCGGGAGCCTGAGGTAGATGAGGCTGGGCGGACAGGAGGAAGATCACCCCCATCCAGGCCAGGGTGAGGGTCCAGCGGATCCCGCGGGGGGCTTCCCGCACGGCCCGCTCAAGGACGCGCTGTCGCTCGGTCCACGGCGTAGGCATAAGCCTGCTCCAGGGTCGGCATCCGGTGTTCCCACTGATGGGCGGCGAGGATCATCCGTCGCGCGCTCTCCCCCATCCGCCACGCCTCCTCCGGACGCTGCAGCAGCATCCAGGCCGCCTCGACCATGGCCGCCGCATCCCCCGGCGGGACCAGCCATCCGGTCTCCCCGTGACGGATGTATTCGGGGACCTGGCCCACGGCGTCAGCCACCACCGGGAGCCCGACGGCGAGCAGGTCGATGAGCTTCATCGGACACTTGGCCCGGTTGATCAGGTCGTCGTCCATGAGATAAAGGGCCACATGGCCCCGGGCCAGGACCTCCGGGAGTCGGGCGGGTTCCACCCAGCCCTCCCAGTGGACCCTCCCGCTCAGGCCGGCCTCGGCGAGGGCGACGCGAAACCGCTCCTCCTCATCACCGAGCGCTTTGCCTACATAAAGAAAGACGAGATCCTCCGCGCGCCGGGCCAGCTCCCCCATCACATACACGAGGCGCTCCAGGCGGAACTCCAGGAAACGGGTGTAGAGGACGACACAAGGCGGTCCCGGGGGTTGCGCCCGCGGCGGGGCGTGGAGGAGGGCAGCGTTGGGCACATAGAACACCCGGCGGCGCGGGATCCCCATCGCCCAGGCGAGGGTCTCCAGGGCGCGGCTGGCCACCGTCAGGGCGTCCGCGCGGGTCATCCCCCATCGCTCCTGCCAGGCGAACAGACGCCGCTGCCAGGGCGTATAGGGGTTCCGATCGTTCCATCCCCCCGGGCCCTCCCAGTCATCGGTGTCCACCACCAGGGCGCCCCGGAAGCGCCCCGCCCGGCGCAGCTGATAGAGGATCCAGTGGACGAACCCGGCGTAGGCTTTGGGTTTGAAAGCGTGCACTACGTCCGGCCGCTCGTGGAGGACAAGACGGACCATTCGTTGGGTCAGGGCGAGGGGCGGCCACGCCCGTGGAGAGAGCGGCACGTAGAGGATGCGCACGCCCTCCTCCTCCCAGGCCCGTCCTGCGTCCTCGACGTTCGGCCAGGGCGGCAACACCAGGACCACCCGGTGGCCCCGGCGGGCCAGGGCCCTCGCCATCGGCAGCGCCCGCGCCGCCATCGTCCCTCGCGGGCGCAGGCCGAAGGGGCCGACCATCACCACGGTCCAGGACATCTGCTCCCCTGACCTCGTCCCCAGCGGGCTCATTCCACCGTCACGCTTTTGGCCAGGTTGCGGGGCTGATCCACATCGCATCCGCGCAGCACCGCGATATGGTAGGCCAGCAACTGCAACGGCACCACCGCCACCGCCGGCTGAAGCCAGCGGGGCGCGTGCGGCACCGAGAGGACCGCATCGGCGCGCGCGGATGCCGCCCGGTCGCCGTCGGTGATCAAGGCGATCACCTGCCCCCGGCGGGCCCGCACCTGCTCCATCTGGCTGAGCATCTTCTCATAAGTCACCGGGTCCTGCAACGCCAGGGCCACCGTCGGCATGCGCTCATCGATCAGGGCGATGGGCCCATGCTTCATCTCCCCCGCCGGATACCCTTCCGCGTGGATGTAGCTGAGCTCCTTCAGCTTGAGCGCTCCCTCCAGGGCGATGGGGTAAAGCAACCCTCGCCCCAGGTAGAGGAAGTCCTCATAACGGTAAAAGGCCCGGGCGACCTCCACCACCTCTGCCTCCCGGTCCAGGACCCGGCCCAGGAGGTCGGGCAGGCGGGCCAGCTCGCGGACGTGCGTGCGGATCTCCTCGGGGCTCAGGGTCCCCCGCAGCTCGGCCAGCCGCAGGGCCAGCAACAGCTCGTCCACGATGGAGGCCGTGAAGGCTTTGGAGGAAGCCACCCCGATCTCCGGGCCGGCGTGCATCAGGATGCAGGCATCCGCCATGCGGTGGGCCTGGGAGCCGATGACATTGACGATGCTCCACAACCGCGCGCTCCCCTCCCGCGCTCGCTCCATCGCCGCCAAGGTATCCACCGTCTCACCGCTCTGGGAGATGGCCAGCACCACCGTGTCCGCATCCAGCACGGGGTCGCGATAGCGGAACTCGCTGCCGTAATCGACCTCGGTGGGGATGCGAGCCAAGGATTCAAAGTAGAACTTGCCCACCAGCCCGGCGTAGTAGGAGGTGCCGCAGGCCACGATCACGATGCGGGAGATCCGCCGCGCTGCCTCGGGGCTCAGCGGGACCTCCTCCAACGTCACCCGCCCGCGCTCGAAATCCACCCGTCCCCGCAGGGTGTCCGTGACCGCCCGGGGCTGCTCGTGGATCTCCTTGTGCATGAAGTGCCGGTATGGTCCTTTGGCCGCCGCCACGGGATCCCAGGGGATGGTCTGTACCGGCAGGTGCACCGGCTCCCCCTCCAAAGTCCACACCCGGACGTTGTCCCGGCGCACCACGGCCATCTGACGGCTTTCGAGGAAGAGCATGCGGCGGGTGTGCTCCAGGATGGCTGGGATGTCCGAGGCGATGAACATCTCTCCCTCCCCCAGGCCGATCACCACCCCTCCGGCGTTGCCGATACGGACGGCGATGAGGCGATCGGGGTGATCGGCGGAGAGGACGACGATGGCATGGGCGCCCTGCAGGGCCTGGAAGGCGCGGCGGGCGGCGGTCTCCAGGTCGGCCCCGGCGCGGAGGTGCGCCTCGATGAGATGGGCGATGACCTCGGTGTCCGTCTCCGAGGTGAAGCGATGGCCCTCCGCCTGGAGGGCCTGGCGCAACTCGAGGAAGTTCTCCACGATCCCGTTGTGGATCACGGCGATGCGCCCCGTGCAATCCCGGTGCGGGTGGGCGTTATGATCTGCGGGGGCGCCGTGCGTCGCCCAGCGGGTGTGGCCCATCCCGATGAACCCGGAGGCCGGCTCCGCCTCCAGCAGGTCCATCAGCTGGCGGATTTTCCCCGCGCGCCGCCGGACCTCCAGCCGGCCGTCCTGGACCACCACCAGCCCGGCGGAGTCGTAACCCCGGTATTCCAGCCGTCTCAGGCCCTCGATCAGGATGGGCACCGCATCCCGGTGCCCGACGTATCCGACAATGCCACACATGGCAGCCTCCCGAGATGAAGGGGGAATTTTCCGGAAGACCATCCTTCGCCCTTCCCGGGCCAGCATCCGGCCGGGAGGGCCTGTCAGGAGGAGCGATCGAGGGCCGCTGCCGGCCGTTTTGTCCCGCCGGTTGCCCGGCGGTTTTGTCGGCCGGCTTCCAGAGGGGGGAAGTAGGGGTCGCGGCCGGACCCCTGGCGGCATCCGCCGAAGCCTCGATTTTCCCCGGCTCAGAAGCCGGGTTAGCCCCGCCGGAGCGGGGAACCGCCTCCCTCGTCACCCGCGGGAGATCTCCCACGGGCCAGGCGCTGGCTTCCCCCCGGATCCCCGCCTGACCATTACGAACCTCCCGAAGACTTGCAGGTTGTCCGGCGATTTTAGAACACACCCCAGATCAACCAAAGGCTGCGTGCAAAGCACAAAGGGCTGCGCGCAAATCTTCCCAGAACCTCTGGAAGGATCGGTCCATCCTCTCGGGTCTCAACACCTCTGCGATCGCCTCGCCGTATTCCGCGCCGCCCAGGATCGGCTCCACCCCCGCCGCACGGATCGCATTGCGCAGCGCATTTTTATACCGATCGCGCTTACATTTGTAACGGAGAGGGCGTGGGCGAGCCCCTGGCACCACCCGAGGAAGCGCTTCGGCATCCTCCAGATACCAACGCTCGATGTGAGGATCCGGAACCGCACAAACCAAGCAGAAAAGACGGGGCTCGATCCGAAACGCTTCCTCCTCCAGCTGACGACGGACTTGCGCAGCGCCCCTGCAATCCCCATCCACTACAACAACCAGCACATCCGGTTGTGGCACCCACCCTTTCCGAATCTCTCTGAGGAATTGTCGCCACTCGCTCCAGACCTTGCTCCCATGAGTTGCGTTCCGAACATCCTCTTCGATCTCTACCCCACACTCCCGGGCAACTCTCTTCGTCAGGCTCCGCACAAAGCGCTCGTGGGCGATATCTTCGAAGAAATATACCACCCGAAGAGCCCGACTCATCCCCAGTCTCCACGCAAGATACGCTGCGAGATCGAGGGCTCCTCCTCCTCCAGCGCCTCGCCCACGGCCGGACGGCGAAAGAGGCCCACAGCTCCCGTGAGCTCCTCAAACGAGCTGCTTCCGTCCCTTCGGACACATCGAATGAGAAGAGCTTCATCGCCCAGATAATCCGGAAGAAGAGGGGAATGCGTGTTGATGAGAACCTGCCTGCGTCGAGAGGCCTCACGCAGCAGGTCTGCGATGATCTTTAATCGCCGGGGATGGACTCCGTTTTCCGGCTCCTCGAGGCCGATGACAGCAGCCGGATTGGAGGGGCTCAGGATCGCAATGAGCCCCAGCAGTCGCAGCGTGCCTTCAGAGATCAAGCGAGCGGAGAAATCCACTCCTCCCTCCCGGATCTTCAAACGGACTTTCCCCTCATCGGTTAGCTCGGTCGAAAATCCCTCCACCGAAGGAACCAGGGCCCGCAGGACGCGCTGCAGGTTGTCAAACTGAAGCGGATCCCGGCGCTGGAGTGTGTAATAAAAGGCGGCGAGATCCCCTCCGGATGAGGTGAGAACCTCCACTTCTTTCACCGGGCTCTCCTCCCGCATCTGACGGGGCTCGAAATAATAGAACTGCCAGCTGGCCAATTCTTCGCGAAAGGCCACTAAGTGGGGATAATGAGGTGGATAAACTGGAAGGGAGACGATTGTATGATTCAACCCGATCTCATATTCCATCGGACGGGCCTGACCCTCCATCCGCAGCCGCAAACGGTTTCCTACCCGCTCCAGAAAGGGACGGCGACGCTCATCGGGGCGCAACTCCCCGCCAACTTCGGTCAAGGCCCGGAGGGATTCATCCTGAACGCGCAGGACTCCGGTCTTGGGGCAGATCGCCACGGTCAGGCGATAGCGCAGAAGACGCTCAGTGATCCGACGAGAGGCTTTGGCCGGGCGTAACTCCCCATTGCCGCCTCGATAGATGTCCATCAACTGCTCCGCACGCCGGATCGCCGTATCGCTCAGCTCCACATCAACTTCCATGGTGAACTCCGCATGATCCCGGCGCAACAGGCCTGCAAGCCCCTCCTCACCATAATAGAAAGCCTCCAGCGGATCCCCCCGGTGCTCCCGAAAGGCATCCGCCAGAGAAGGCCGGGTCGCCATCCGACTGAGCAGCCCGAGGGCATCGAACAGGTTGCTCTTGCCACCGGCGTTGGGCCCAATGATCAGCGTGAGCGGACGGAGGGCCAGCTCCACACCCCGAAGAGACTTGTACCCATCGACCAGAACCCGCCGGATCATCCTTGGCTCCTGGGCTTTCCCTGGCGCTGCTCTTGGCATCTACAGAACACCCCGGATCTTTTCCATTATAATCCAGGTGGAGGATA from Thermoflexus hugenholtzii JAD2 harbors:
- a CDS encoding AAA family ATPase, yielding MIRRVLVDGYKSLRGVELALRPLTLIIGPNAGGKSNLFDALGLLSRMATRPSLADAFREHRGDPLEAFYYGEEGLAGLLRRDHAEFTMEVDVELSDTAIRRAEQLMDIYRGGNGELRPAKASRRITERLLRYRLTVAICPKTGVLRVQDESLRALTEVGGELRPDERRRPFLERVGNRLRLRMEGQARPMEYEIGLNHTIVSLPVYPPHYPHLVAFREELASWQFYYFEPRQMREESPVKEVEVLTSSGGDLAAFYYTLQRRDPLQFDNLQRVLRALVPSVEGFSTELTDEGKVRLKIREGGVDFSARLISEGTLRLLGLIAILSPSNPAAVIGLEEPENGVHPRRLKIIADLLREASRRRQVLINTHSPLLPDYLGDEALLIRCVRRDGSSSFEELTGAVGLFRRPAVGEALEEEEPSISQRILRGDWG